Proteins found in one Magnolia sinica isolate HGM2019 chromosome 5, MsV1, whole genome shotgun sequence genomic segment:
- the LOC131245341 gene encoding malate dehydrogenase, mitochondrial, with protein sequence MKYLMLRSLETALRRRASSSSLSHLSRRSYSSGSNPERKVAVLGAAGGIGQPLALLMKLNPLVSKLALYDIAGTPGVAADVSHVNTRSEVAGYMGEDQLGQALEGSDLVVIPAGVPRKPGMTRDDLFNINAGIVKSLCTAIAKYCPNAIVNMISNPVNSTVPIAAEVFKKAGTYDEKKLFGVTMLDVVRAKTFYAGKAKVPVAEVNVPVVGGHAGITILPLFSQVTPKSNGLSDEEIKALTKRTQDGGTEVVEAKAGKGSATLSMAYAGAVFADACLKGLNGVPDIVECSYVQSSITELPFFASKVRLGKNGVEEVLGLGPLSDFEKQGLENLKAELKSSIEKGVKFANQ encoded by the exons atgaagtatttgATGCTCAGATCTCTCGAAACCGCCCTCAGAAGAAGGGCTTCTTCGTCTTCCCTCTCTCACCTCTCTCGCCGATCTTATTCGTCTGGGTCGAACCCCGAACGCAAGGTCGCCGTCTTGGGCGCGGCTGGCGGCATCGGACAGCCTCTCGCCCTCCTCATGAAGCTCAACCCTCTCGTCTCCAAGCTCGCTCTCTACGATATCGCCGGCACTCCTGGCGTCGCTGCAGACGTCAGCCACGTCAACACCAGATCTGAG GTCGCGGGATACATGGGCGAAGATCAGCTGGGCCAGGCTCTGGAAGGATCTGACCTCGTCGTCATCCCCGCGGGCGTTCCACGGAAGCCAGGAATGACTCGCGATGATCTGTTCAACATCAATGCCGGCATCGTTAAATCTCTCTGCACTGCGATCGCCAAGTACTGCCCTAAT GCAATTGTTAATATGATAAGCAACCCGGTGAATTCGACGGTCCCGATCGCTGCCGAGGTTTTCAAGAAGGCAGGGACTTATGATGAGAAGAAGCTGTTTGGTGTGACCATGCTTGATGTGGTTAGGGCGAAGACTTTCTATGCTGGAAAGGCGAAAGTTCCTGTTGCTG AGGTTAATGTTCCTGTTGTCGGGGGGCACGCTGGTATTACCATACTTCCTCTCTTTTCacag GTGACGCCAAAATCCAATGGATTGTCGGATGAAGAAATAAAGGCTCTTACGAAGCGGACCCAAGATGGGGGGACGGAGGTTGTGGAAGCAAAGGCTGGAAAAGGCTCTGCGACGTTGTCCATGGC CTATGCTGGAGCCGTCTTTGCTGATGCTTGCTTGAAGGGTCTTAATGGGGTTCCAGACATTGTTGAATGTTCCTATGTGCAATCAAGCATCACCGAATTGCCCTTCTTTGCTTCCAAG GTGAGACTAGGGAAGAACGGGGTGGAGGAAGTGCTTGGGTTGGGTCCCCTCTCCGATTTCGAGAAGCAAGGTCTGGAGAATCTGAAGGCTGAGCTCAAATCCTCCATTGAGAAGGGAGTCAAGTTTGCAAATCAATGA